From one Zhongshania sp. R06B22 genomic stretch:
- a CDS encoding sugar transferase — translation MKRCIDVLIALLGIVSLAPLLILLALIVRLKLGTPILFTQVRPGLNGKLFNMLKFRSMTSAKDTDGNLLPDDQRLTPFGVALRSASLDELLSLWSVLKGDMSLVGPRPLLTEYLPLYSVEQARRHEVRPGITGWAQVNGRNAISWEGKFVLDVWYVDNQSLSLDAKILFLTLRKVFVREGISAVGEATMTKFTGSPAND, via the coding sequence ATGAAGCGATGTATTGATGTATTGATAGCATTACTCGGCATTGTTTCTCTCGCTCCTCTGTTGATTTTGTTGGCCTTGATCGTTCGTCTAAAGCTAGGTACGCCAATACTTTTTACGCAGGTTCGCCCTGGGCTAAACGGTAAGCTATTTAATATGCTTAAGTTTCGATCAATGACTTCCGCTAAAGATACTGATGGCAATTTGCTGCCAGATGATCAGCGGCTAACACCATTTGGTGTGGCGCTTCGTTCTGCTAGTCTTGATGAGCTTCTTAGCTTATGGTCTGTGCTTAAAGGCGATATGAGCTTGGTTGGGCCGCGACCATTACTTACGGAATATTTGCCGCTGTATTCGGTAGAACAGGCGCGTCGGCACGAGGTTAGACCCGGTATTACTGGTTGGGCGCAGGTGAACGGGAGAAATGCCATAAGCTGGGAGGGAAAGTTTGTGCTGGATGTTTGGTACGTAGATAATCAATCGCTGTCGTTGGATGCAAAAATTTTATTTCTAACCTTGAGAAAAGTCTTTGTGCGAGAAGGTATAAGTGCGGTGGGTGAGGCGACTATGACTAAATTTACCGGTAGTCCTGCTAATGACTAG
- a CDS encoding glycosyltransferase family 4 protein, with the protein MVEKVLITAGHNISLRNFRGSLIEAMCSLKLEVHAAGPCLLDDKETCGWLEARGVVCHDVPIARVGLNPIRDLYAMFVLFSLMRRIKPRLYLGYTIKPVIWGLLAATLAGVPKRVALITGLGYAFTGQAKGKRALIQWIARWLYAFALDKASLVFFQNPDDLREFQNLGLVAQDKPVRVLNGSGVDLSSYCRSDLPNVEIFQFLLIARLLGDKGIREYAAAASLLLEKYPNVEFKLVGGLDPNPDGIGESEVQKWANSNVLEWLGELRDVRPAIAECHVFVLPSYREGTPRTVLESMAMGRPIITTDAPGCRETVVDGENGFLVPVYSVELLAAAMEKFIQNPELIATMGKRSREVAEEKYDVHKVNEVMLREIDIL; encoded by the coding sequence ATGGTAGAAAAGGTTCTTATAACGGCTGGCCATAATATATCGCTACGCAATTTTAGAGGCTCGTTGATCGAGGCAATGTGCTCACTAAAGCTCGAGGTTCATGCGGCAGGGCCCTGCTTGCTTGATGATAAAGAAACCTGCGGGTGGCTTGAGGCTCGAGGTGTAGTTTGCCACGACGTTCCAATTGCGAGGGTTGGCCTCAATCCTATCCGTGACCTGTACGCGATGTTTGTCTTGTTTTCGTTGATGAGGCGCATTAAGCCCAGGCTGTATTTAGGCTATACAATCAAACCTGTTATTTGGGGGTTGTTGGCGGCTACTTTGGCAGGAGTGCCGAAAAGGGTAGCACTTATCACTGGTTTGGGTTATGCATTTACTGGCCAAGCCAAGGGAAAGCGAGCGCTGATTCAGTGGATAGCGCGTTGGTTATATGCCTTTGCTCTGGATAAAGCTTCTTTGGTCTTCTTTCAAAATCCAGATGATCTTCGTGAGTTTCAAAATCTCGGCCTAGTTGCCCAGGATAAACCGGTACGGGTGTTAAATGGCTCGGGTGTTGATTTGTCGAGTTATTGCCGGTCTGATTTACCTAATGTCGAAATTTTTCAATTTTTACTAATCGCTAGGCTGTTGGGCGATAAAGGTATCCGGGAGTATGCCGCGGCGGCTTCTTTATTGCTTGAAAAATACCCTAATGTAGAGTTCAAATTGGTAGGGGGGTTAGATCCAAATCCTGACGGAATTGGTGAGTCAGAAGTTCAGAAATGGGCTAATTCCAATGTCTTGGAATGGTTGGGAGAGTTGAGAGATGTGAGGCCAGCTATCGCCGAGTGCCACGTGTTCGTTTTACCAAGTTATCGTGAAGGTACTCCACGTACGGTTTTAGAATCTATGGCGATGGGGCGGCCTATAATTACAACCGATGCACCAGGTTGTCGTGAGACTGTAGTCGATGGCGAGAATGGGTTTTTGGTACCTGTATATTCGGTAGAATTATTAGCTGCTGCCATGGAGAAGTTTATTCAAAATCCTGAACTTATTGCAACGATGGGTAAGCGTTCACGTGAAGTAGCGGAAGAAAAGTACGACGTACATAAAGTGAATGAAGTGATGCTCCGTGAGATCGATATTCTATGA
- a CDS encoding glycosyltransferase, translating into MKILLLITGLEVGGAERQVVDIADGLCRSGHSVKICYLAGKGLVRPESAEIEIIGLNVTKNIGGFLRAYFTLRKTIQEFRPDVVHSHMIHANIMAIMVRFSVRIPRIISSVHTNNVGGKLRILACRTTGLLSDITTNVSEAAVEAYEAKGAIRRGAMVVVANGIDTVRFSPNITARLMIRRNMDVADTSRVILAVGRFNEAKDYPNLLHAYKALRANGSAAQLWIAGDGELRDELIELAEQLALNNHIRFLGVQNNVSDWLNAADVFVLSSAWEGFALVVGEAMACEKVVVATNAGGVSEVLGDCGFLVPTGDSHALSLSLRDALKLPENEASELGRRARERVVENFSIVDKVNLWLGLYGKLKGK; encoded by the coding sequence ATGAAGATTTTGCTATTAATTACCGGTTTGGAGGTTGGGGGCGCCGAGCGGCAGGTGGTTGATATAGCTGACGGTTTATGCAGAAGTGGGCATTCGGTGAAAATTTGCTACCTTGCGGGAAAGGGGTTGGTCCGTCCAGAAAGCGCGGAGATTGAAATAATCGGACTCAATGTTACAAAAAATATCGGCGGGTTCCTCCGTGCGTATTTTACTCTGCGAAAAACCATCCAAGAATTTCGTCCTGATGTTGTTCATAGCCATATGATTCACGCCAATATAATGGCAATTATGGTAAGGTTTTCTGTGAGAATTCCGAGGATAATTTCGTCCGTCCACACTAATAACGTTGGCGGGAAGTTGCGTATACTGGCTTGTCGCACTACGGGCCTATTGTCAGATATCACAACGAATGTTAGCGAGGCTGCGGTAGAGGCGTACGAAGCCAAAGGCGCTATCCGGCGTGGCGCAATGGTCGTTGTAGCTAATGGTATTGATACTGTTAGGTTTTCCCCTAATATTACTGCTCGGCTTATGATCCGCCGTAATATGGACGTCGCTGATACCTCGCGTGTTATTTTGGCTGTTGGGCGCTTTAACGAAGCCAAAGACTATCCAAATCTTTTGCATGCTTATAAGGCATTGCGCGCAAATGGTAGCGCGGCACAGCTTTGGATTGCCGGTGACGGAGAGCTGCGCGATGAGCTTATAGAATTAGCGGAGCAGCTCGCTTTGAATAATCATATTCGGTTTCTGGGCGTCCAAAATAATGTTTCCGATTGGCTAAATGCTGCTGATGTGTTCGTGCTGTCCTCTGCTTGGGAAGGGTTCGCGCTTGTGGTAGGTGAGGCCATGGCTTGCGAGAAGGTTGTAGTGGCTACAAATGCCGGCGGTGTAAGTGAGGTCTTAGGTGATTGTGGTTTTTTGGTGCCAACGGGAGATTCGCATGCGTTGAGTTTATCTTTGCGTGACGCACTGAAGCTACCAGAAAATGAGGCGTCTGAGTTGGGTCGCAGGGCTCGTGAACGAGTGGTGGAAAATTTTTCAATCGTTGACAAAGTTAATTTATGGCTTGGCTTGTATGGCAAGTTGAAGGGCAAGTAA
- a CDS encoding glycosyltransferase family 2 protein, with the protein MKNCENENPSKVSVCVVTYNQEKYIAGCLESLVGQVVNFKYEIIVGDDFSTDGTREILISLQRKYPKLIRLNFQACNVGAIANMVSTYRLATGKYISHIDGDDFALENKLQKQFNALEEDSNCVICSHDMLIVDSEGKEANTSFRRHKKKINSLVDLYSKLPFFAHSSKMFLNDLDDSYWENFTPETIDIEIHVKQSMKGNIYHLDDVLGGYRSMVGISLKNNCVNPALPNATDRVFAESLLNPDLNHRRIKRSYAAAVFSYAYQSAIYGDKKGVVDYIDKSIRISYVSPFQILFKCLSSQPWLLVCLARLRAKMQGYKI; encoded by the coding sequence ATGAAGAATTGTGAGAACGAAAACCCTTCGAAGGTGTCTGTTTGCGTAGTCACTTATAATCAAGAAAAATACATCGCAGGCTGTTTAGAGAGTTTGGTGGGTCAAGTTGTCAATTTCAAATACGAAATTATCGTTGGTGATGATTTTTCAACGGATGGTACTCGAGAAATATTAATAAGTTTACAAAGGAAATACCCTAAGCTAATTAGATTGAATTTTCAGGCCTGCAATGTTGGGGCTATAGCGAATATGGTGTCGACCTATCGCTTGGCGACGGGTAAATATATAAGTCATATAGATGGCGATGATTTTGCGCTAGAGAATAAGTTGCAAAAACAATTTAATGCGTTGGAAGAAGACTCAAATTGCGTCATCTGCTCGCACGACATGCTGATTGTAGACAGCGAAGGTAAAGAAGCTAACACATCTTTTAGGCGTCACAAAAAGAAGATTAATTCCTTGGTGGATTTATATTCGAAGCTACCATTTTTTGCCCATTCATCAAAAATGTTTCTCAATGATCTTGATGATTCCTACTGGGAAAATTTTACGCCAGAGACGATCGATATTGAAATACATGTGAAGCAATCCATGAAGGGAAATATATATCACTTAGACGATGTTTTGGGTGGGTACAGAAGTATGGTTGGGATTAGTTTAAAAAACAATTGTGTGAATCCTGCTCTTCCGAATGCAACCGATCGGGTATTCGCTGAGTCCTTGTTAAATCCGGACTTAAATCATCGGAGAATAAAAAGGAGCTATGCGGCGGCTGTGTTTTCTTACGCGTATCAGTCGGCCATTTATGGAGATAAAAAAGGTGTCGTTGATTATATTGATAAGTCGATACGAATTTCTTATGTTTCTCCATTTCAGATACTGTTTAAGTGCTTGTCTAGTCAGCCGTGGTTGCTTGTGTGTTTGGCGCGACTCAGGGCAAAGATGCAGGGGTATAAGATTTAG
- a CDS encoding oligosaccharide flippase family protein yields the protein MGAEAYGLVGFFAMLQAWFNLLDMGLTPTMARETARFRGGALDLLDYRRLARALEGVFCVVAIAGGLLLYVSANWIAASWLNANELPMYEVATALEFIAVIVSLRWMCGLYRGVISGSERLVWLSGFNSLIATLRFVLVLPVLMFFSATPVTFFIFQLGVAVVEVLGLVFMAYQMLPAIPSGQQIRWQWAPLKPVLKFSLSIAFTSSIWVLVTQIDKLILSKILPLADYGYFTVAALLASGIMIVSGPVSTAIMPRMANLHAKGELGQLIALYRQATQIVTVTVIPITLVLVFFSAQVLGAWTGDDNLVGRVAPVLALYAAGYGVLAVSAFPYYLQYANGDLKLHLIGSALLALILVPSVVWATNNYGMIGAGWAWLISNVLYFVIWTPLVHRRFIPGVHLAWVWLDIVKPSLPAIVAIGVCAHFITWHPNSVVLAFELVAVASAAIALVYVCADRLTFFNRG from the coding sequence ATGGGTGCTGAAGCGTATGGTTTGGTAGGATTTTTCGCCATGCTTCAGGCGTGGTTCAATTTGTTGGATATGGGGTTGACGCCTACTATGGCTCGTGAGACAGCGCGATTCCGGGGTGGTGCGCTAGATCTGCTCGACTATCGGCGTTTGGCGCGCGCGCTTGAGGGCGTATTCTGCGTAGTGGCAATCGCTGGTGGCTTACTCCTCTACGTGTCTGCTAATTGGATTGCAGCGAGCTGGCTTAATGCCAATGAGTTGCCGATGTATGAAGTTGCCACGGCTTTAGAGTTTATTGCTGTAATTGTTTCGTTGCGGTGGATGTGTGGCTTATATCGTGGTGTTATCTCCGGTTCTGAGCGCTTGGTATGGCTGAGCGGTTTTAATAGTTTGATTGCTACTTTGAGGTTTGTTCTGGTCCTGCCTGTCTTGATGTTTTTCAGCGCTACGCCTGTAACATTTTTTATTTTCCAGCTCGGCGTGGCGGTAGTTGAGGTGCTCGGTCTAGTATTTATGGCTTATCAAATGCTGCCGGCTATACCGAGTGGTCAGCAAATTCGCTGGCAGTGGGCGCCCCTGAAACCAGTTCTAAAGTTTTCTTTGTCAATCGCATTTACTTCATCTATATGGGTCCTGGTAACACAGATAGACAAACTTATTTTGTCGAAAATACTACCGTTGGCAGACTATGGGTACTTTACGGTTGCTGCACTTTTAGCTAGCGGTATTATGATCGTTAGTGGACCTGTTAGCACAGCCATCATGCCTCGCATGGCTAATCTTCACGCGAAGGGGGAGCTTGGTCAGCTAATTGCGTTATACCGGCAGGCAACTCAGATAGTAACAGTTACGGTGATTCCGATTACTTTAGTGCTCGTTTTCTTTTCAGCACAAGTGCTTGGGGCTTGGACAGGAGATGACAATCTAGTGGGTAGAGTGGCCCCAGTGTTGGCGCTTTATGCTGCTGGATATGGAGTGCTTGCGGTAAGCGCATTTCCATACTATTTGCAATATGCTAATGGCGACCTGAAACTGCATTTAATTGGTAGTGCGCTACTTGCATTGATTCTCGTTCCATCGGTCGTTTGGGCTACGAATAACTATGGAATGATTGGTGCTGGCTGGGCCTGGCTGATTTCAAATGTATTATACTTTGTGATTTGGACGCCGCTCGTTCATCGTCGCTTTATTCCTGGGGTACATCTAGCTTGGGTTTGGTTGGACATTGTTAAGCCATCGTTGCCTGCAATAGTGGCTATCGGTGTCTGTGCACATTTTATTACATGGCATCCAAATAGTGTTGTCCTTGCCTTTGAGTTGGTGGCGGTAGCATCGGCAGCGATCGCATTAGTTTATGTATGTGCTGATCGATTAACGTTTTTCAATCGTGGGTAA
- a CDS encoding acyltransferase, whose product MPQLSGDELNKMGFAGLGENVLISDRASFYNCKAITIGDNVRIDDFCVLSAGVGGINIGSFVHIAVGTTLIGAGKITLSDFSNLSSRVSIYSSSDDYSGVTMTNPMVPNKYTGVLHADVFLGKHVIVGSGSVILPGLTLEEGVAVGALSLVRCDCKAFGIYAGNPARRMKERKRNLLKLEELFWADFKAEAAVDVPQK is encoded by the coding sequence GTGCCTCAACTAAGCGGTGATGAATTAAATAAAATGGGTTTCGCCGGCCTTGGTGAAAATGTTCTGATATCAGATCGCGCTTCGTTTTATAACTGCAAGGCAATTACGATCGGTGACAATGTGCGGATCGACGATTTCTGCGTGCTGTCGGCTGGAGTGGGGGGTATTAATATCGGAAGCTTTGTTCACATTGCGGTCGGCACGACGCTGATAGGTGCAGGTAAAATAACCCTATCTGATTTCAGTAATTTATCGTCGCGTGTTTCGATCTATTCGAGTAGCGATGACTATTCCGGCGTGACCATGACGAACCCCATGGTGCCAAACAAATACACGGGTGTGCTACATGCGGACGTCTTTTTAGGTAAGCACGTAATTGTAGGCAGTGGTAGTGTGATCCTGCCAGGCCTCACTTTGGAAGAGGGTGTGGCAGTTGGAGCGCTAAGTCTGGTTCGGTGCGATTGTAAGGCCTTTGGTATTTACGCTGGCAATCCCGCTCGGCGGATGAAAGAGCGAAAGCGCAATTTGCTGAAGTTGGAAGAGCTGTTTTGGGCTGACTTTAAGGCTGAGGCAGCGGTAGATGTCCCTCAGAAGTAA
- a CDS encoding DegT/DnrJ/EryC1/StrS family aminotransferase gives MPKSVFVTQPYLPPLEEFIPYLEEIWASKILTNGGPFHQQLEQALCDYLGVKHLSLFANGTLALVTALQALRITGEVITTPYSFVATAHSLLWNGIAPVFVDVEPNTLNLDPAKIEAAITPLTTAIMPVHCYGHPCDVEAIQKIADNYNLKLIYDAAHAFGVKDKGGSVLRHGDLSVLSFHATKVFNTFEGGAIICPDAKTKLTIDRLKNFGFVDETTVVASGINGKMSEINAAFGMLQLKHIDAAIARRKDVDATYRKLLKDVKGIRCLENAVEEEANYAYFPILVDDDYSLSRDDLYENLKECGVFTRRYFYPLITDFSMYRNMPSANPENLPAANVAAQKVICLPIYPALTDVEQQRVIDKIIGTL, from the coding sequence ATGCCCAAGTCGGTTTTTGTTACTCAGCCCTACCTCCCTCCATTGGAGGAGTTCATCCCTTACCTAGAAGAAATATGGGCTAGTAAAATTCTGACCAACGGCGGGCCCTTTCATCAGCAACTTGAGCAAGCTCTGTGCGACTATCTGGGCGTCAAACATTTATCATTGTTTGCCAATGGTACTCTTGCGCTGGTAACAGCACTGCAAGCCTTGCGCATTACAGGAGAAGTCATCACCACGCCATATTCCTTCGTGGCTACAGCTCACTCCCTGTTGTGGAACGGGATTGCCCCCGTATTCGTGGATGTGGAGCCCAATACGCTTAATCTAGACCCTGCGAAGATTGAAGCGGCTATTACACCTCTGACCACGGCGATCATGCCTGTGCATTGCTACGGACATCCCTGCGACGTAGAGGCCATTCAGAAAATCGCGGATAACTACAACCTGAAACTTATTTACGATGCAGCTCATGCTTTTGGTGTTAAGGATAAAGGCGGTAGCGTGCTGCGCCATGGTGATCTGTCAGTGCTGAGTTTTCACGCCACAAAGGTGTTTAATACCTTTGAGGGCGGCGCTATCATCTGTCCCGACGCTAAGACCAAGTTAACTATCGACCGGCTCAAAAACTTTGGTTTTGTTGATGAAACTACGGTGGTGGCTTCCGGTATCAACGGGAAGATGAGTGAGATTAATGCTGCTTTCGGGATGTTACAGCTAAAGCATATCGACGCCGCAATTGCTCGTCGTAAAGATGTTGATGCTACGTACCGGAAACTCCTGAAAGACGTTAAGGGTATTCGCTGTTTAGAAAATGCAGTCGAAGAGGAGGCCAATTACGCATATTTCCCTATTTTGGTTGATGACGACTACTCGCTCAGTCGAGACGATTTGTACGAAAATCTCAAGGAGTGCGGAGTATTTACCAGGAGGTACTTCTATCCTCTAATCACAGATTTTTCTATGTACCGAAATATGCCGTCTGCGAACCCAGAAAACTTACCGGCGGCAAATGTGGCCGCTCAAAAAGTCATATGTTTGCCTATTTATCCTGCGCTTACTGATGTTGAGCAGCAGCGTGTGATCGACAAAATTATAGGAACGTTATAG
- a CDS encoding NAD-dependent epimerase/dehydratase family protein yields the protein MTAYEKLLVSLPKTPKKWLVTGVAGFIGSNLLEQLLTLDQTVVGLDNFATGHQHNLDEVKSLVSAEQWERFKFIEGDIRKLGDCKQACECVDYVLHQAALGSVPRSLSDPIATNSVNIDGFLNMLVAARDAKVKNFVYAASSSTYGDHPALPKVEDVIGNPLSPYAATKYVNEIYADVFQRSYGFNTIGLRYFNVFGKRQDPDGAYAAVMPKWAAAMINGDEVFINGDGETSRDFCFVENTVQANILAATTRAAESLNQVYNVAFGGRTTLNMLFDCLAKSLLDNGVSYQRLPKYCDFRAGDVRHSQADISKIRNLLGYRPKFDIHSGIAKSMSWYVAKKIPKSS from the coding sequence ATGACAGCTTATGAAAAGCTTTTGGTGTCGCTACCAAAAACGCCAAAAAAATGGCTCGTCACGGGTGTTGCGGGGTTTATTGGTTCGAATTTACTCGAGCAGCTTCTGACGCTAGATCAAACCGTGGTGGGCTTAGATAACTTCGCCACCGGCCATCAGCATAATCTAGACGAGGTGAAGAGCCTGGTAAGCGCAGAGCAATGGGAGCGCTTCAAATTCATTGAAGGCGATATTCGCAAGTTAGGAGACTGCAAGCAAGCATGTGAGTGTGTGGATTATGTGCTGCATCAAGCGGCTTTAGGCTCAGTGCCGCGTTCTTTAAGCGATCCTATTGCGACCAATAGTGTGAATATCGACGGCTTCCTAAATATGTTGGTAGCTGCGCGTGATGCAAAAGTAAAAAACTTTGTCTATGCGGCTAGCAGCTCCACTTACGGAGACCACCCAGCCCTTCCAAAAGTTGAAGATGTTATTGGTAATCCGCTCAGCCCCTACGCCGCAACCAAATACGTGAACGAGATTTATGCTGATGTATTTCAGCGCAGCTATGGTTTTAATACAATTGGCTTGCGTTACTTTAATGTGTTCGGCAAGCGGCAAGATCCTGATGGTGCCTATGCGGCGGTAATGCCAAAGTGGGCTGCTGCAATGATTAATGGCGACGAAGTGTTTATTAATGGTGATGGTGAAACCAGCCGTGACTTTTGTTTTGTTGAAAATACGGTGCAGGCCAACATACTTGCAGCCACCACTCGAGCAGCTGAATCGCTAAATCAAGTTTATAACGTAGCATTCGGCGGTAGAACCACTCTCAATATGTTGTTTGATTGTCTAGCAAAGTCATTGCTAGACAATGGTGTTAGCTATCAAAGATTACCGAAGTACTGCGATTTTCGGGCTGGGGATGTTCGGCATTCACAAGCTGATATAAGCAAAATTAGGAACCTTTTGGGCTATAGGCCTAAATTTGATATTCATTCAGGCATCGCAAAATCGATGTCTTGGTATGTGGCGAAAAAAATACCTAAGTCATCTTAG
- the tviB gene encoding Vi polysaccharide biosynthesis UDP-N-acetylglucosamine C-6 dehydrogenase TviB, with product MILATIKLAVLGLGYVGLPLAAEFGKKRCVIGFDINKTRIQALQAGVDSTLEVSKEELAESKYLSFSADEADLKTCNVFIVTVPTPIDEHRQPDLTPLINASETIGRVLKKGDIVIYESTVYPGATEEDCVPVLERVSGLTFNQEFFAGYSPERINPGDKEHRVTTIMKVTSGSTAEIADVVDSLYKEIITAGTHKAPSIRVAEAAKVIENTQRDVNIGLINELALIFNKLGIDTEAVLEAAGTKWNFLPFRPGLVGGHCIGVDPYYLTHKAQSIGYHPEIILAGRRLNDGMGAYVASQLVKAMVKKRIHVDGAKVLLMGLAFKENCPDLRNTKVIDIIAELREYNIQVDVHDPWVDVVEAKFEYGITPIAEPPVEAYDGIIVAVAHRQFKAMDERAIRAFGRPKHVLYDLKYILPARASDIRL from the coding sequence ATGATTTTAGCTACAATTAAACTAGCTGTATTGGGTTTGGGTTATGTCGGCCTGCCATTGGCGGCGGAGTTTGGTAAAAAACGCTGTGTTATTGGTTTTGATATAAACAAGACGCGTATACAAGCGCTCCAAGCGGGCGTGGACTCCACGCTAGAGGTTAGTAAAGAAGAGTTGGCCGAGTCTAAGTACTTAAGTTTCAGTGCCGATGAAGCGGACTTAAAGACCTGTAATGTATTTATTGTGACTGTGCCAACACCAATTGATGAGCATCGCCAGCCAGATCTTACCCCGCTCATTAATGCCAGCGAGACCATTGGACGAGTGTTGAAGAAGGGCGATATTGTTATTTATGAGTCCACGGTTTACCCGGGGGCGACAGAGGAGGACTGTGTGCCGGTGCTGGAGCGCGTATCTGGTCTTACGTTTAACCAAGAGTTTTTCGCGGGTTACAGTCCTGAGCGTATTAATCCTGGTGATAAAGAACACCGAGTGACCACAATCATGAAGGTGACCTCGGGTTCTACGGCGGAGATCGCCGATGTAGTGGATTCGCTTTACAAGGAAATCATAACTGCAGGTACACATAAGGCCCCAAGTATTCGAGTGGCGGAAGCCGCTAAGGTAATTGAAAACACCCAGCGCGATGTAAATATTGGTCTGATAAATGAGCTGGCGCTTATTTTCAATAAGCTCGGTATTGATACAGAAGCGGTGCTAGAGGCCGCAGGCACAAAGTGGAATTTCTTGCCCTTCCGGCCAGGGCTTGTGGGTGGGCACTGTATTGGTGTGGATCCGTATTACCTCACACATAAAGCCCAAAGCATTGGTTACCATCCTGAAATAATCCTAGCGGGTCGACGTTTGAATGATGGCATGGGCGCCTACGTGGCTAGTCAGTTGGTGAAAGCCATGGTGAAAAAACGCATCCATGTGGATGGTGCAAAGGTGCTTTTAATGGGCTTAGCTTTTAAAGAAAACTGCCCTGACCTGCGAAATACCAAAGTTATCGACATTATTGCCGAGTTACGAGAATACAATATCCAAGTAGATGTGCACGATCCTTGGGTAGATGTCGTCGAAGCTAAGTTTGAGTACGGTATTACACCGATTGCTGAACCACCCGTAGAGGCCTATGACGGCATAATTGTGGCCGTTGCGCATCGTCAGTTTAAAGCGATGGATGAACGGGCTATACGTGCGTTTGGGCGACCAAAGCACGTGCTGTACGACCTAAAATATATCTTGCCTGCACGCGCCTCTGATATTCGCTTGTAA
- a CDS encoding outer membrane beta-barrel protein, giving the protein MKNSVICCAALLASICSEASAEIKLEDGDNFLSLLTLGARHDDNISQDPKSQPRDSSAIAIVQPAFLFKVGGSKVTLDGAYTLTNTSYEYDSKDNHTDHQLLLGSQFALDASNKASLSFDYIKKQDIRTSINRAASDEEVGDRSRFTNLSGQYRLGADSARAQLELNLGSSNLSYSNNLNTSSQNRLKERDMISQGGTFYVRIAPKTRILLEAIRTDFEYEESESLLNNNATKYYAGVIWEATAKTSSYIRIGQEDKNFDSDGAQDTSEPAWDINITWQPRSYSRINLTTGKGAAEGSVRSDVIQTTNTTLSWTHDWSYQFESRLSYTSISEDYEGKTFNGREDDTNTASAALTYTINRNVQFSGKYSRKERVSNSPVEEFDSNIVEINLTLAI; this is encoded by the coding sequence ATGAAGAACAGCGTTATATGCTGCGCAGCACTGCTCGCATCTATTTGTTCAGAAGCAAGTGCGGAAATTAAATTGGAGGATGGTGATAATTTTCTTTCCTTACTTACCCTCGGCGCTCGCCATGATGACAATATCTCCCAAGATCCGAAATCTCAGCCTAGGGACTCGTCGGCGATAGCCATTGTTCAGCCCGCGTTTTTGTTTAAAGTAGGCGGCTCAAAGGTCACACTCGACGGCGCTTACACATTAACAAATACGTCTTATGAGTATGACTCTAAGGACAACCATACAGATCACCAACTTTTACTAGGCAGTCAGTTTGCGCTTGATGCCAGTAACAAAGCATCACTGTCCTTCGATTATATTAAGAAGCAAGACATCAGAACCAGTATCAACCGAGCGGCCAGCGATGAGGAGGTCGGTGATAGATCACGCTTTACGAATTTATCCGGCCAGTATCGGCTCGGCGCCGATTCTGCCCGCGCTCAGCTTGAGCTAAATCTTGGCTCCAGCAATCTTAGCTATTCAAACAACCTTAATACGTCTTCCCAAAATAGACTCAAAGAGCGCGACATGATTAGCCAAGGCGGCACTTTTTATGTCCGAATTGCTCCCAAGACTAGAATCTTACTCGAAGCCATACGCACCGACTTTGAGTACGAAGAATCAGAAAGTCTGCTGAACAACAACGCCACAAAATACTATGCCGGCGTGATCTGGGAAGCAACGGCCAAAACAAGCAGCTACATCCGCATTGGCCAAGAAGACAAGAACTTCGATAGTGACGGCGCACAAGACACCTCAGAGCCGGCGTGGGATATAAATATTACCTGGCAGCCAAGAAGCTACTCACGAATTAACCTTACAACCGGCAAAGGAGCTGCCGAAGGTAGCGTGAGATCCGATGTCATTCAGACGACAAACACCACTCTCAGCTGGACCCATGACTGGTCTTACCAATTTGAATCCCGACTAAGCTACACTTCGATCAGCGAGGACTATGAGGGCAAAACTTTCAATGGACGAGAAGACGACACTAATACTGCGTCCGCAGCCCTTACCTATACAATAAACCGGAATGTGCAGTTTAGCGGCAAATACAGCCGGAAAGAGCGTGTATCAAATTCTCCCGTCGAAGAGTTCGATAGCAATATAGTAGAAATAAACTTGACCCTTGCCATTTAA